Within the Candidatus Nezhaarchaeales archaeon genome, the region GTATAACGATCCAACACCCTAGCCGTATCGGCTAAGGCCTCACCACGTGAAAGTTGTAGGTCACTAAAGGATAAGTATAAGGGTTGACCTCCGAGCTGGTAGATGGCCACTTCGAGTGATACCCTGGTCCTCGTAGATGGCTTCTCGAAGATCATCGCTATACTTTTACCTTTAAGCGCCGTTTTTAAGTCTTCAGAGACCGCATTCCGCTTAAACGCCTCAGCAAGGTTAAGTAACGCCTCTACTTCCTCGGCTGTTAGCTCCTGCATAGTTAAGAAGTCTCTACCCCTAATTGAAGGTATCATAAGGCTTAACACCGGCCAATCCATAATTTAAAGGTCCTTAACCCACGAGTTTAGCTAGGTTCTAGCTGGAGAAGTAACGGTTTTAAGCTTTACCATCGTCAGATCTATGAGTGGAAGCAACTAAACGACGATATTAAGGCTTTAGAGGCCGTTAACAGTAAAGCGGTAACCCTCCTCATGATAGCTTCACTGTAGGATCTCGCGAACCCACCATTCAGGGTTAAAGGGTATTAGGTCGTCGTAGCCTTGTCCATTCCCTAAGTATAGTATCGGCTTTCTGATTGCGTACGCTATGGATAGCGCGGCTCCACCTTTAGCGTCGGCGTCAACCTTCGTTAATATGCACCCGTTTATGCCTACGGCCTCATTAAACCTTTTAGCCTGTTCGAGGGCATCGTTCCCGGTTAACGCATCCACCACGAACACCGTAAGGCTAGGTTTCACTACTCTCACTATCTTTCTCATTTCCTCCATAAGGGCTTTATCGGTTTGCAGACGGCCAGCTGTATCAACGAGAACTACGTTAATGCCTTTAGCTTTAGCATGCATAACCGCGTCATATGCTACGGCCGCTGGGTCAGCACCATACTTATGCTTAATAACCTTAATCCCCAGCCTTTTACCATGTTGCTCTATCTGCTCCTCCGCTCCAGCTCTAAAGGTGTCGCTACAGGCCATAATCGTTGAGAACCCCTTACTCATGAAGAGCTTAGCCAACTTAGCTACTGTTAGCGTTTTTCCATGCCCATTAGGCCCTATAAAGACTATTATTAACGGCTCGCCAACTCTTCGCTTCTCCTCCGCTTCCTTCAGTAGGTCAACGCTATCCACGTCCTTTAGGATGCTTAGAATAGCCTTAGCTAAAGCCTCCTTCACCAGTTCTTTAATATCGGTAAACCTTTTAACCCTTTCATCAGCTAGCTCCGTTTTAACGCGGTTTATTATCACATCGCAAGCCTCTAATGAAACATCGCTTTCAAGAAGCGTAACTTCTAAATCGCTTAAGTACTTATCCAGACTCTCCTTGCTAAGCGTCTTGGTAGTTATGGAGCTTATTATAGATTGAAGTCCCTGCTTAATCCTAGAGAACATGACCCTTCTTTCCAGTCCTTACTTAGACCTTTCAGCCTCAATTAACTGCCTTATCTTGGGCTCAAGCTCGTTAAGCCTACTCTGTACGCTTGCTATTTGCCGCTGTAACTCAGTAACCGCCCGCTCTAAATCCTTACTCCGCTCCTCAAAATACTTCCTTGCCTCTTCAATGCTCCTCTCAATAACCACATTACTCCCTAGCCCAACTAGCACCCTATCGGCATCTACGACCTTAGCCTTAACGTAGGATAGTGAACCTATAGGTATCAGTATCTCAGCGTCTTTACCCCTACGTTTAACCTCCTCTAGACTACTACTGCTTAAACCTAACCCGGTTAGTGTAGCCAGGATAAGGTCTAGCCTACGCTTTAAGTCGGAGCCTAGATCCTGAAGAAAGCGGTATTCTAAAACAGCCTCTTCAAGCCTCTCTCGTGCCTCTTCTCTACCTTTATCGCTCAATACCCTCACCCTCAGGTAATATCCTTATCTCCTCCACTTTAATATCAACCCTCTTTAACTTATTCCTTCCACCCAGCTCCGTATACAGCTTCTCCAGTAGCATTTTCTCGTTTAGACTTTTGGACTTAAACGTAAAGAACTTCCATTCACCCTTTACCCTCATGTAACCTTTAACTAAGAAGTTCTTAACCTCACTACTCAATAGAGACAGCTCCAATGCAGGGTGATAACCTTAAGCTCCCTATTAAACAATTCTAATATGTTTATGGAGATCGCGGGTGAAAAGGGCTTTCGAACTCGGACGACCTTCATTAAGGCTTTCTTTTTAACCTTAAGAACCATACCAAGGTAAGGTGAGTAGAATCAATTACTAAATAGGTTTTGCTCAACCTTTACAAGTTCAGGGCCTGTAGTATTAGATCCTACTATCGCGCCTTTCGAATTGGCTACAACCCCGGCCTTTACATATGGAAAACCGCAGTTAATAGTCCCTACGTCCCCGTTCACTTTAAAGTATTCCCTTAGGAATTTAACTTCATCCTCGCTAGCCATGGGGTGGACAAGTAACCCTCTATTAGTAACCACGGCTGCAGAACCGACGGTAGGAACACCGGCTATGGATCCCTTATTTACTTCAACACCTAATACGTCCCTTATCAAGCTTACAGCCCGTTGATCTACGAATAGCCGCGGATGGATTAACGCCGCCCTATCGTTAACCAGTATTAAATTACCCAAGGCGTTCACCTTAGTCGGTAGGGTTTCCACCCGTAACTCTACCTTATCCTTAACTATGGCCACCTCTCTATCGGTGGCGAAGTACGGAAGAAGCAGACCGTTACTATTACCAGCTACAAAAACCCCTAAAAGCGATGATTGAGCAACACTAACCCTGATCACCGGTACATCGAGAACCATCGAAAGGACCCTATCAACTTTTTCTGGTGCATCTTCAGGTACGAGTGCTACCACGTCGCTAGCGAAGATGAAAATACCTACATATGGACTACCGTAAATGTTGAGGCGTTGCACAGTCACTGAAGCTGATACCTCCAAGCTATGAGGCTAATTTTACTTCAACCTTACCTTCCTTACC harbors:
- the ftsY gene encoding signal recognition particle-docking protein FtsY gives rise to the protein MFSRIKQGLQSIISSITTKTLSKESLDKYLSDLEVTLLESDVSLEACDVIINRVKTELADERVKRFTDIKELVKEALAKAILSILKDVDSVDLLKEAEEKRRVGEPLIIVFIGPNGHGKTLTVAKLAKLFMSKGFSTIMACSDTFRAGAEEQIEQHGKRLGIKVIKHKYGADPAAVAYDAVMHAKAKGINVVLVDTAGRLQTDKALMEEMRKIVRVVKPSLTVFVVDALTGNDALEQAKRFNEAVGINGCILTKVDADAKGGAALSIAYAIRKPILYLGNGQGYDDLIPFNPEWWVREILQ
- the pfdA gene encoding prefoldin subunit alpha — protein: MSDKGREEARERLEEAVLEYRFLQDLGSDLKRRLDLILATLTGLGLSSSSLEEVKRRGKDAEILIPIGSLSYVKAKVVDADRVLVGLGSNVVIERSIEEARKYFEERSKDLERAVTELQRQIASVQSRLNELEPKIRQLIEAERSK
- the rpl18a gene encoding 50S ribosomal protein L18Ae, producing the protein MSSEVKNFLVKGYMRVKGEWKFFTFKSKSLNEKMLLEKLYTELGGRNKLKRVDIKVEEIRILPEGEGIER
- a CDS encoding translation initiation factor IF-6, encoding MEVSASVTVQRLNIYGSPYVGIFIFASDVVALVPEDAPEKVDRVLSMVLDVPVIRVSVAQSSLLGVFVAGNSNGLLLPYFATDREVAIVKDKVELRVETLPTKVNALGNLILVNDRAALIHPRLFVDQRAVSLIRDVLGVEVNKGSIAGVPTVGSAAVVTNRGLLVHPMASEDEVKFLREYFKVNGDVGTINCGFPYVKAGVVANSKGAIVGSNTTGPELVKVEQNLFSN